A genome region from Thermococcus gorgonarius includes the following:
- a CDS encoding NAD(P)/FAD-dependent oxidoreductase, which yields MKIKVAIIGAGISGASIARVLSKYENLEVHLIEKAPDVGWGVSKANTALIHGGYDDDPDKYPMRAKLCIRGNRLWHQWVKELQIAHVWNGALIVALQEEDFDELERLLERGRRNGVPEMRIVDREELFHLEPGLTREAIGALWVPIVGQIGPIPAVIALVENAVANGVKTHLETEVRGIKVEGGEVKGVETNNGFIEADIVINAAGLHADEIARMAGIDYFEIHPRKGEYFLFDDDVPGPRRVLFPTPTPISKGIVVTTEISGHLMIGPNAQDLPPEKKEDFATTKEGLEEVWEGAKKLWPQLPPRSKVIRTFAGLRPEPTGGDFIIKAEEEVWGFINVAGIRSPGLTSAPAIAYEVAEIIQRDLGIKLVEKEKWNPYRREITHFFMLPPEKANEMVKKNPSYGKIVCRCNNVSEGDILEAIERMKFIGVKTPSVDSVKFRTKATTGTCQGSFCRPRIVQLLAREYGVEPWKITLKGKGSEIGIGDVKALLRRDEA from the coding sequence ATGAAAATAAAAGTCGCCATAATAGGGGCTGGAATAAGCGGTGCGAGCATAGCGCGCGTCCTGAGCAAATACGAGAACTTGGAGGTTCACCTCATTGAAAAGGCTCCAGATGTGGGCTGGGGCGTGAGCAAGGCCAATACTGCCCTGATCCACGGGGGTTACGACGACGACCCGGATAAATACCCTATGAGGGCAAAGCTCTGCATCAGGGGAAACAGGCTGTGGCACCAGTGGGTTAAAGAGCTCCAGATAGCCCACGTCTGGAATGGGGCGCTTATAGTTGCTCTGCAAGAGGAAGACTTCGACGAGCTGGAGAGGCTTCTGGAGCGCGGGAGAAGGAACGGCGTGCCGGAGATGAGGATTGTTGACAGGGAAGAGCTCTTCCACCTTGAGCCGGGACTCACAAGGGAGGCAATAGGCGCCCTCTGGGTACCGATAGTCGGCCAGATAGGGCCAATTCCAGCGGTTATAGCGCTCGTTGAGAACGCCGTGGCGAACGGAGTAAAGACCCACCTCGAGACCGAGGTCAGGGGAATAAAAGTCGAGGGCGGCGAGGTCAAGGGGGTTGAGACCAACAATGGCTTCATAGAGGCCGACATAGTCATCAACGCGGCTGGTCTCCACGCTGATGAGATAGCGAGGATGGCAGGGATAGACTACTTTGAGATTCACCCGAGAAAGGGCGAGTACTTCCTCTTTGACGACGACGTTCCCGGTCCGAGGAGGGTTCTCTTCCCGACGCCTACCCCAATAAGCAAGGGAATCGTCGTTACAACCGAGATAAGCGGGCACCTCATGATAGGGCCGAACGCCCAGGATCTGCCACCGGAGAAGAAGGAGGACTTCGCCACAACGAAGGAAGGGCTTGAGGAGGTCTGGGAAGGAGCAAAGAAGCTCTGGCCACAGTTACCCCCAAGGAGCAAGGTGATAAGAACCTTCGCCGGCCTGAGACCCGAGCCAACCGGTGGGGACTTCATAATAAAGGCAGAGGAAGAAGTCTGGGGCTTCATAAACGTCGCAGGAATACGCTCTCCGGGACTCACGAGCGCTCCGGCGATAGCCTACGAGGTCGCGGAGATAATCCAGCGCGACCTTGGAATAAAGCTCGTGGAGAAAGAGAAGTGGAACCCCTACAGAAGGGAAATCACGCACTTCTTCATGCTCCCGCCGGAGAAGGCCAACGAGATGGTGAAGAAGAACCCATCCTACGGAAAGATAGTCTGCAGGTGCAACAACGTGAGCGAGGGCGACATCCTTGAGGCAATAGAAAGGATGAAGTTCATAGGAGTTAAGACGCCGAGCGTCGATTCCGTCAAGTTCAGGACGAAGGCAACCACCGGAACGTGCCAGGGAAGCTTCTGCAGGCCGAGGATAGTCCAGCTTTTGGCAAGAGAATACGGCGTCGAGCCGTGGAAGATCACTTTGAAGGGTAAGGGAAGCGAGATCGGAATAGGGGACGTCAAGGCCCTTCTCAGGAGGGATGAGGCATGA